A genomic window from Silene latifolia isolate original U9 population chromosome Y, ASM4854445v1, whole genome shotgun sequence includes:
- the LOC141629037 gene encoding uncharacterized protein LOC141629037, whose product MIVRNWLLKMPGDRHFTRIDVLEIKIQIGKKLGNEKAQKYFALLDGFFSFKLGKSEFDKLCVAAIGRENISLHNRLIKSILKNALLCKTPPLKTNKVDRPSGEKVANGYQRSCLQSLCRDVFPPSSRKGRTPAFRDRKAKDRPSPLGPHGKPNAVAAIKDLGQKTLEQQSATELLSLGSRPVEVTSVEDGEEVDQAAVSPGIHSRSPVTPPLGIPWNGKGARKRVSSLSSVGHVETCHGNGGLLDSYSLKRRLEQKLEKEGMGVSLDCVNLLNNGLDTFLKRLIKPTLQLANSWTATMLDFRTAMELNPQILGEDWPIQLEKMCLREAENDNCD is encoded by the coding sequence ATGATTGTGAGAAATTGGTTGTTGAAAATGCCGGGCGATCGGCATTTTACTAGAATTGACGtattagaaatcaaaattcagaTAGGGAAGAAATTAGGAAATGAGAAAGCACAGAAGTACTTTGCTTTACTTGACGGGTTTTTCAGTTTCAAACTTGGAAAGTCAGAGTTTGATAAGCTATGCGTTGCTGCTATTGGACGAGAAAACATTTCCCTCCACAATCGGCTTATCAAATCGATTCTGAAGAATGCGCTTCTTTGTAAGACACCGCCTTTGAAGACCAATAAAGTCGATAGGCCTAGTGGTGAAAAGGTTGCGAATGGGTATCAAAGAAGTTGCCTGCAATCTCTATGCAGAGATGTTTTTCCACCCTCCTCTCGAAAAGGAAGGACTCCAGCGTTTCGAGATCGGAAAGCTAAGGACCGTCCGAGCCCACTTGGTCCACATGGGAAGCCCAATGCAGTTGCGGCAATTAAGGATTTGGGACAGAAGACTCTTGAGCAACAAAGTGCTACAGAGTTGCTATCTCTAGGTAGTAGGCCGGTGGAAGTGACCTCTGTGGAAGACGGGGAAGAGGTTGATCAGGCTGCTGTAAGCCCGGGAATTCACAGCCGGAGTCCGGTCACTCCACCTTTGGGAATTCCATGGAACGGGAAAGGCGCCCGCAAAAGGGTCAGTTCCTTGTCATCTGTAGGTCATGTTGAGACTTGTCATGGTAATGGTGGGCTACTCGATAGCTATTCTTTAAAGAGGCGATTAGAACAAAAGTTGGAGAAGGAAGGCATGGGAGTTTCATTAGATTGTGTGAATCTATTGAACAATGGACTGGATACTTTCCTCAAAAGATTAATAAAGCCCACTCTACAGTTGGCCAATTCGTGGACTGCAACTATGTTGGACTTCCGAACAGCAATGGAGTTGAACCCTCAAATTCTCGGGGAAGATTGGCCCATCCAACTCGAGAAAATGTGCCTCCGTGAGGCTGAAAATGACAATTGTGATTGA